From Brassica oleracea var. oleracea cultivar TO1000 chromosome C3, BOL, whole genome shotgun sequence, a single genomic window includes:
- the LOC106332122 gene encoding uncharacterized protein LOC106332122 isoform X2, with protein MVYPNGYSGTVNSNVAIGVEKQQPSTSVNLEVELFVVNQLAKIWHSRGNIGFPPESTWMADSDLMSHANLESKGFLIGDCCIFGVRFFGVEPAASGTAECFSVIEKPLNHKVTWMMTRFSSFAPEKVHNSHEFVVGNRKCVGLAW; from the exons ATGGTGTACCCAAATGGGTATTCGGGTACTGTCAATAGTAATGTCGCCATCGGCGTAGAGAAGCAGCAACCTTCAACAAGTGTTAATCTCGAAGTTGAGTTATTTGTCGTCAATCAACTAGCGAAAATATGGCATTCAAGAG GAAACATAGGCTTCCCACCTGAATCGACGTGGATGGCTGATTCAGATTTGATGTCTCATGCCAATCTCGAGAGCAAAGGGTTCCTTATTGGAGATTGTTGTATCTTTGGTGTCAGGTTTTTTGGGGTTGAACCTGCTGCTTCCGGAACAGCTGAATGTTTTAGCGTGATTGAGAAACCTCTCAATCACAAAGTTACTTGGATGATGACCAGGTTCTCGTCTTTCGCGCCTGAAAAGGTTCATAATTCTCACGAATTTGTTGTTGGGAACCGGAAATG TGTTGGGTTGGCTTGGTGA
- the LOC106332122 gene encoding uncharacterized protein LOC106332122 isoform X1 has protein sequence MVYPNGYSGTVNSNVAIGVEKQQPSTSVNLEVELFVVNQLAKIWHSRGNIGFPPESTWMADSDLMSHANLESKGFLIGDCCIFGVRFFGVEPAASGTAECFSVIEKPLNHKVTWMMTRFSSFAPEKVHNSHEFVVGNRKWRIQVHPRGFKEGKDKSFSVYLVGGGFINNVPQIANTYALFKHFTFFL, from the exons ATGGTGTACCCAAATGGGTATTCGGGTACTGTCAATAGTAATGTCGCCATCGGCGTAGAGAAGCAGCAACCTTCAACAAGTGTTAATCTCGAAGTTGAGTTATTTGTCGTCAATCAACTAGCGAAAATATGGCATTCAAGAG GAAACATAGGCTTCCCACCTGAATCGACGTGGATGGCTGATTCAGATTTGATGTCTCATGCCAATCTCGAGAGCAAAGGGTTCCTTATTGGAGATTGTTGTATCTTTGGTGTCAGGTTTTTTGGGGTTGAACCTGCTGCTTCCGGAACAGCTGAATGTTTTAGCGTGATTGAGAAACCTCTCAATCACAAAGTTACTTGGATGATGACCAGGTTCTCGTCTTTCGCGCCTGAAAAGGTTCATAATTCTCACGAATTTGTTGTTGGGAACCGGAAATG GAGAATTCAAGTGCACCCAAGAGGGTTTAAAGAGGGAAAAGATAAATCATTTTCTGTGTATCTAGTGGGAGGAGGGTTTATCAATAATGTGCCGCAAATCGCGAATACTTACGCATTATTTAAACATTTTACTTTTTTTTTGTAG
- the LOC106331967 gene encoding 60S acidic ribosomal protein P1-2, with amino-acid sequence MSTVGELACSYAVMILEDEGISITSDKIATLVKAAGVEIESYWPMLFAKMAEKRNVTDLIMNVGAGGGGGGAPVAAAVPAAAGGAAAAAPAKEEKKDEPAEESDGDLGFGLFD; translated from the exons ATGTCGACGGTCGGAGAACTCGCTTGCAGCTACGCTGTTATGATCCTTGAGGACGAGGGCATTTCCATCACT TCTGACAAGATTGCGACTTTGGTCAAAGCCGCTGGTGTCGAGATTGAGTCTTACTGGCCAATGCTATTCGCCAAGATGGCCGAGAAGCGTAACGTCACTGACCTCATCATGAATGTTGGTGCTGGTGGCGGTGGAGGTGGTGCACCTGTTGCTGCCGCTGTACCCGCTGCTGCCGGAGGTGCCGCTGCCGCTGCCCCTGCCAAGGAGGAGAAGAAG GATGAACCAGCAGAAGAGAGCGATGGAGATCTTGGATTCGGCCTGTTCGATTAG
- the LOC106330094 gene encoding uncharacterized protein LOC106330094 produces the protein MEDFKEDRWCLLPFWILWILWKSRNEFMFSERNTQPIEEARRAIEASDEWFTNYRENNFNISRSIRSSAWEPPFQGWVKRNFDSSFHMDREDSGIGWIVRDHEGNYILSGSAKDGVMSGLKVINMELTRIINAQDQSIELGNLLFDIRHRMQKLPECSLGQVNREKTLE, from the exons ATGGAGGATTTCAAGGAAGATCGTTGGTGTTTGTTGCCATTTTGGATTCTTTGGATATTGTGGAAATCAAGGAATGAGTTCATGTTTTCTGAAAGAAACACTCAACCAATAGAGGAAGCGAGGAGAGCAATTGAAGCTAGTGATGAATGGTTTACTAACTACAGAGAAAATAATTTCAATATTTCCAGAAGCATTAGAAGTTCTGCTTGGGAACCGCCGTTTCAAGGTTGGGTGAAACGTAATTTCGATAGTAGCTTCCACATGGACAGAGAGGATTCGGGAATTGGATGGATAGTTAGAGATCATGAAGGCAATTACATACTGTCAGGATCGGCTAAG GATGGCGTAATGTCTGGTTTGAAGGTGATAAACATGGAACTCACACGTATCATTAATGCTCAAGATCAAAGTATCGAGTTGGGGAATTTACTGTTTGATATCAGACATCGGATGCAGAAGCTACCGGAATGTTCTTTGGGACAAGTCAATAGGGAGAAGACTTTAGAATAA